A genome region from Primulina eburnea isolate SZY01 chromosome 9, ASM2296580v1, whole genome shotgun sequence includes the following:
- the LOC140841116 gene encoding ras-related protein RABD2a-like gives MTPEYDYLFKLLLIGDSGVGKSCLLLRFSDDSYLDSYISTIGVDFKIRTVEQDEKTIKLQIWDTAGQERFRTITSSYYRGAHGIIIVYDVTDQESFNNVKQWLSEIDRYAGDNVNKLLVGNKCDLAVNRAVPFETAKAFADEMGIPFMETSAKNATNVEQAFMAMAADIKNRMASQPASSNARPPTVQIRGQPVSQNSGCCSS, from the exons ATGACCCCTGAATA TGACTACTTGTTCAAGCTTCTGTTAATTGGAGATTCTGGAGTTGGCAAGTCATGTCTCCTCCTGAGATTTTCT GATGATTCATACCTGGACAGTTACATTAGCACAATTGGTGTTGATTTT AAAATACGCACTGTTGAGCAAGATGAGAAGACCATTAAACTTCAGATT TGGGATACAGCTGGACAGGAACGATTCAGAACCATAACTAGTAGCTACTACCGTGGGGCACATGGCATTATA ATAGTATACGATGTTACTGACCAAGAAAGCTTCAACAATGTGAAGCAATGGTTGAGTGAAATTGATCGTTATGCTGGTGATAATGTAAACAAGCTTTTAGTAGGAAACAAATGTGACCTCGCTGTTAACAGAGCCGTGCCGTTTGAAACGGCCAAG GCTTTTGCGGATGAAATGGGCATTCCATTCATGGAGACAAGTGCAAAAAATGCGACGAATGTTGAACAAGCTTTCATGGCCATGGCTGCTGATATTAAAAACAG GATGGCAAGTCAGCCAgcatcaagcaatgcaaggccACCTACTGTGCAAATTCGAGGACAACCAGTTTCCCAGAACAGTGGCTGCTGTTCTTCGTAA
- the LOC140842164 gene encoding uncharacterized protein, which produces MRHELSLTQPTLMEALLTSMLPLFLNQRAVILQLKVSLLVDVAVAVSLEVEEKNGNNNNRPTCQICGYSGHVAEKCYYRFDKDFVPQHRNSGPPFQPTVHPNRGPPSAAVAMKQPNMLNEDWWFPDSGASHHVTNDLGYLTIGSEFTGEGSSNQGSASQRQLT; this is translated from the exons ATGAGGCACGAATTGAGTCTTACACAACCAACACTGATGGAAGCACTCCTAACATCAATGCTACCACTTTTTCTCAATCAAAGGGCCGTGATACTCCAACTCAAAGTTTCACTCCTCGTGGACGTGGCCGTGGCCGTTTCTTTAGAGGTGGAAGAAAAAAACGGGAACAACAACAATCGCCCAACATGTCAAATCTGTGGGTACTCTGGACACGTTGCTGAAAAATGCTATTATCGCTTTGATAAAGACTTTGTTCCACAACACAGAAACTCAGGTCCTCCTTTCCAACCTACTGTCCATCCAAATCGAGGTCCTCCTTCTGCTGCAGTAGCCATGAAGCAGCCAAACATGCTCAATGAAGATTGGTGGTTCCCTGACTCTGGAGCATCTCATCATGTCACCAATGATCTTGGTTATCTCACTATTGGATCTGAGTTCACAGGTGAAG GATCTAGCAACCAAGGTTCAGCTTCTCAAAGGCAACTTACATGA